The Thermovirga sp. genomic interval CAAGGTCTGCCGGTATTGCGACTTCCAGGACCTCTGCCGGAGGAAGGAATCTCCCAGGGTCGCCCAGGGTGAGGAAGATGGAAAGGACGACTGAAATCTTCACCAGGTACCTCGAGAAAAAAGCCTGTCTTGAATCGGGGCAGACCAGGGCCATCATGCGCGACGGGCCCCTGGTGGTCGTCAGTGCCGGTGCCGGTACGGGAAAGACGCTGACCCTTTCCTGGAGGTTCGTCCGCCTGGTGGCCGTGGACAGGGTGCCCCTGGACCGGATACTGACCATAACCTTCACCGA includes:
- a CDS encoding UvrD-helicase domain-containing protein, producing MERTTEIFTRYLEKKACLESGQTRAIMRDGPLVVVSAGAGTGKTLTLSWRFVRLVAVDRVPLDRILTITFT